GGACTGGTCGGTGAAGTGCGCGCAGAGGTGTTCAAAGCGTGCGAGGGCCTCGTTCTGCACGACCTCGTGGAGGACGTCGCGGGCGTGCAGCGCGGCGGCCGGGTCATCACACGACGCCAGGTCGCGGAGGTCATCAAGATTCCCGGAGCCATCAAGGACAAGCTGCTCCTTGACCAGACGCACGGTCTGCTCGTCATCGTCGGAGAGGAGACGCACCAAAGCTTCTTTTTGCGGGTGCATGCGCTAAGAAGCCAATTAAGCAGGTCGGACGGCGAAGGCAAGGATGCGGCTCGCGTCGTCTCGGAAGTTCGCGTCCACGCCTACGGCCGGGATAGCTCCATCGAGAAATCGACGGCTCGCGCGGAGTGGGTGAGGGCGCCTACGGATATGCAGTCGATGCCGGTCTCCGCGATGGAGCGCACCGTCTGCAAGCCCACACCGCCGCTGGCTTCGAGCAGGATCCTGCGTGAGCCGCGGATCCGGACAGCCTCGCGCAATTGGTCGTTGGTCATGTTGTCGAGGAGAATGATGTCGATGCCGCGAAGTTCGCAGAGCATCGAGACCTGTGAGAGTGTGTCCGCTTCGATTTCGACCGTGATGCCGGGGCGTCGTTTCTTTGCCTCGTCGATGGCGTTTTGGAGCCCGGCCGCGTCGCCGGTGACGGCAAGGTGATTGTCCTTGGCGAGCACCCGGTCGAACAATCCGAAGCGGTGGTTGGTTCCCCCGCCGGAACGGACGGCGAGGCGCTCGAATTCGCGGAGTCCGGGTGTGGTTTTGCGCGTGTCGAGAATGACTGCTCCGGTTCCGGCTACCGCATCAACGAAGGCGCGTGTCAGCGTGGCGATCCCGCTGAGGCGTTGCAGGAAATTCAGTGCCGTGCGTTCGGCGGCCAGAAGAGCCCGGGTCGGGCCGCGGGCGGTGAGAACGATGTCGCCCGGCCCGATGCGTTGCCCATCGTGCTTCGCCTCTCCGATCTTTGTGTCGGGATCGACCAAGCGGAAGACTTCGGCCGCCACCACGTTGCCGGCGAGGATTGCGCTTTCTTTGGCGATGATGTTGGCGGTCGATGTGTGGTCGTGCGGAATGAAGCACTCGGACGTGATGTCGCCCGAGCCGAGGTCCTCGGCCAGAGCTCGACGTATATTTTCAACGGCCGACGGGCTCATCGATTTGCAGAAGCTCGCGCTGCCACGGCAGAAGGCGGGCGCCGTTCTGTTGGGCGACCGACATCAGAGTCATTCTCGAGGCGATAAGTGCGGGGTCGATCGCGAGTTGTCTGGCCACGGTGTCGCGCTTTTCCCGCAGTTGCTCGAAAAGACGGCAGGCGGCGTTGCTGGGGCGCGGCTTGCGCTCGCGCTCGAAGACGGGCCATTCGCTTTCGGGAAGATCGAGGGCGGAACGCAGGGTTTCCCTGAACCGGGCGTAGCGCGCCGGGGGCATGCGGTGGGCCTCCACTTTGTGTCCGGCAACCGCATTGCGGGCGGCATCGATCAGGCGGTCGTTGGAAATGACGTGGAACGTCGGGCGATCCCAGGCACTGGCCTCGGACTCGCGCCAATGCCAGAGGGCGCGAAGGACGGCGGATTCGCGCGGTGAAAGTTTGCTGCTGCCGTTGATGCGCCATGCGCTCTCGGGGTCGCGCTCGCGCGGTTCGCGTGCGCTTTGGACCATGGCGTCGCGCGATTGCAGATACCATTTCCAGCGTCCGAGTTCGCGGAGACGGTTTTCCAGGATTTCCGCCAGTGGCAGGAGATACCGCACGTCGTTCAGCGCGTATTCTTCCATGCGCGGGGGCAGCGGGCGGCGCCCCCAGTCCGCGCGTTGCGACGCCTTGCAGAGCGCCACGCCGAAATACTTCTGCACGAGCGCCGCGTAGCCGATCTGTTCGAGGCCGGCAAAACGTGCCGCGATCGAAGTGTCGAAAATGTCGCGCGCGTCGAACGATCCGTGGCGTCCGAGAAGGCGCAGATCATAGTCGGCGCCGTGGATGACGAGGGTGTGGCGCGCGAGAGAGGCATAGAAATCCGAGAGGTCTGTGCCGTCCGCCAGCGGATCCACGAGCCATACGCCGTCGGGCGACGAGACCTGCACGAGGCAGATTTTTTCCCGGTAGCTGTGCAGGCTGTCGGCCTCGGTATCGAGCCCGATGGTCTTGTGGCGCGCGAGTTGTCCGGTGAACTCGGCGAGTTTTTCCCGGGTGGAGATCAAGGTTCCGCTTGGAATGCCCGGTCGGGCGGAGCGTCCCCCGCCCGGCGCGCGCGCGGTTCGCGGACTTCGGTGGTGCCATCGACCGACGCCGTGACGAACGGTCCGCCGGCTAGCGGGGCGGGTTCGGTGAAGGCGACATCGGGCACGTCGCTGAATTTGCCCTCGAGCGGGAAGTCCTTGCGCAGCGGATGGAACGGGTAGCCCTCCCACATAAGGATGCGGCGCAGGTCGGGATGTCCGTCAAACTTGATGCCCATCATGTCCCACACCTCGCGTTCGTGCCAATTCGCGGTCGGCCAAAGGTCGCAGACCGTGCGAACGCAAGGCTCCTCGGCAACAGCGGTGGTTTTAAGCCGCAGGTGCGTCCGTCCGGCGAGAGAGTATAGCTCGTAAACCACTTCGTAGCGGGGTTCGTGCTCGAAATGGTCCACGCTGGAAATGTCGAGGAGCAGATCGAACCCGAGTTCGTCCTTGCAGAAAGCGCAGACGGCATGGATCGCGTCCGGCCTGAGCGTCAGCGTCAGCTCGCCGCGGAATTCGGTTTTTCCGGTGATCGACTCCGCGAAGCGCGAAGAAAGGACGTCGCTGAGTTCGGCGGGTGTCATTCTCAAACCGAGGCGAGAAATTCTTTTTTCTGCGCGAGGAAGGACTGCTCGCCCATGATTTTTTTCTGCAGGCGCATCAACCCGTCGAGGAGTGCCTCCGGGCGCGGGGGGCAGCCGGAAACGTAAACGTCCACCGGAATGAGGTGATCGATGCCTTGCAGGACGGCGTAGCTGCGATACATGCCTCCGCTCGAGGCGCACGCTCCCATGGCGATGACCCATTTCGGATCGGCCATTTGCTCGTAGATGCGCTTCACGGCGAGGGCCATTTTGTAGGTCACCGTGCCGGCCACGATCATGACATCCGACTGCCTCGGCGAGAAACGCATCACTTCGGCGCCGAAGCGCGCCATGTCGAAGCGCGCGGCGGCGGTGGCCATCATTTCGATGGCGCAACACGCGAGACCCATCGGCATGGGCCAGAGGGAATTGCTGCGCATCCAGTTGATGGCGGTATCGAGCTGGGTGAAGATGATATTCCCCTCGATTTTCGAGTCGTAAGCGTAATGGCTCCGGTCGCTCATTGTTGCCGGAGCTTACGGAGGCGGGACGGTGCTGACAAGCCGCGTTAAGGAGCGCGGTCCGCACCCGTGCCGAGGGATGGGTTCCATGCAAGAAGCTGCGCGAGCTTTTCGCCGGACTTTCCCAAACGCGGGGCGCCCGGCGGTCCGTCGAGCAGCGAACGCGTCGCCTTGTCGTATGGCAACGACGAAGGCTTGGCCCAGACAATGGCCGGCGCGGTGACAGTTTGCCCGGAGGGCTTGATTTCCGTGGGCAAGCCTTCCGCCGTGAAGGACACGATCCACGAGCGCGCACCTTCCTGGCGGCCGGAAACCAGCCACGGGTAGCGGCGCGGAAGCTGGAAGTCGGGCGAGTCGGGGAATTGAACTCGGAAAAACGCGTCCCGGCTGCGGATGAACTCCCCGAGCGTGAGGCCGGGAGTTTTGCGCTGGCTGCGGTAAAACGAGGCAGCGTCCAGGCCCATGAAGTTGATACCGTTGTAAAGCCCGTGCTTGTTCGGCTCCGGGAAATTGGCCTCGTGCCACGACTCGAAGCCGTCGTGCCAGAGCAGCGCGATTTCCAGATGCAAATGGGCGCGCCTGCGGTCGATCCCCGCCCCGGTGTAGCCGAGTCGCCCGAGGCGGTCGCCCTTGGCCACGCGCTGTCCGGGTGCGACGTCGGACGAGGCGAGATGTGCGTAGATGCTGTAAACAGGGGAGTCGTGCACGATGTGTTCGACAACAACGTATTTGCCGTAGTTCGAGTCCCGCGACTCGTTGCTGGCGTGGACCACCCGGCCGTCCTCGATCGACCGCACATCGTCGAGCGGTTCGCCCGCGACGTCGCGGCGCACCGGCGCGATATCGATTCCCTCGTGGAACTTCGTCCCGACGACTTTTCCGCCGATGCGCTCGGGCCCCCGGCTGAAGCCGTAGGTGCCCCCCTGCCAAGGGTGCGACTTGCGCCCCTCGAAGTCGCGGTCGGTGAACATGTAGAATTCCTCCGGCGTGCCGCGAAAAAGGGCGTCGTTTTCTGTCGGCAGCACGGGTTGGAATGCGCCCGCCGTCGAAGCGACGAGAACCGCGCCCGCGGCCGCTGAGAAGGCGCGCCGGATCATCGGCGCTTCTTGCCTTCCTCGCCGAGAACCGGGAGCGCCGTGGTAAGGATGGCGATCTCTTCCTCGCCGAGACCGTGCGGGATGCAAACGATGCCGTCGGTGACCGGTTTGTCCACGAGAAGGTTGCTGATCTGCTTGCCGTTGAGCAAAACAACGAGGATTCCGCCCTGTTTCACCATCGTGTGTTGCTGCAGAAGTCCGGTGCCGTGGCTGTCGAGCTTCAGATAAACGCCCTGGGATCCGTCCTTGGCCGCGAAGGGATACACGGAGCGGACCTCGCGTTGCGTGATGAGCGGCATGCGCGCAAGATAAACCTCCCGCCCATCCAGCAGATTGGCAGGGAAAGCGAAGGTCGGGGCCTCGGCCGCGATGCCTTCAGTGTGAATCCGCAGATCGAGGACCGGTTTTTTGGCGCCTCCCGTGCAGAAAAGCGCGGCAGCGGCGGCTGCAATGAGGATGATGCGTTGCATTCTTCCACCTAAACGAGGGTGCGAGGGAATTGCAACTGCGGTTCGCGCGCGTTTTAATCCCTGCCATGCTCGCGTTCCGGTTTGCCGTTGTCCTGGCGGTCGCCTTGGCGTGGGGTTGTGCCCCGCGCTCCGGTCGCGTTGCCGGCGCGGACATAGCCCGCGGCGAGCTGCAAACGCGCCTTGCCGTGCAGCCGGCCGATTTTTCCTTGGCCGAACGCAGGGAGATCGAAGCGGTGTATTCCGTTGTGAATACCGGCCGGCGGACTCTGCGTTTGGATTTTCCGACCGGACAACGGGTCGAGTTTGCGGTGCGTGCTCCGGACGGGCGGCAAATCTTTCTCTGGTCCGAGGACCAGCCCCTTTCCCCGGTTCCGAGCAC
The nucleotide sequence above comes from Chthoniobacterales bacterium. Encoded proteins:
- a CDS encoding M23 family metallopeptidase, giving the protein MIRRAFSAAAGAVLVASTAGAFQPVLPTENDALFRGTPEEFYMFTDRDFEGRKSHPWQGGTYGFSRGPERIGGKVVGTKFHEGIDIAPVRRDVAGEPLDDVRSIEDGRVVHASNESRDSNYGKYVVVEHIVHDSPVYSIYAHLASSDVAPGQRVAKGDRLGRLGYTGAGIDRRRAHLHLEIALLWHDGFESWHEANFPEPNKHGLYNGINFMGLDAASFYRSQRKTPGLTLGEFIRSRDAFFRVQFPDSPDFQLPRRYPWLVSGRQEGARSWIVSFTAEGLPTEIKPSGQTVTAPAIVWAKPSSLPYDKATRSLLDGPPGAPRLGKSGEKLAQLLAWNPSLGTGADRAP
- the nadC gene encoding carboxylating nicotinate-nucleotide diphosphorylase; protein product: MSPSAVENIRRALAEDLGSGDITSECFIPHDHTSTANIIAKESAILAGNVVAAEVFRLVDPDTKIGEAKHDGQRIGPGDIVLTARGPTRALLAAERTALNFLQRLSGIATLTRAFVDAVAGTGAVILDTRKTTPGLREFERLAVRSGGGTNHRFGLFDRVLAKDNHLAVTGDAAGLQNAIDEAKKRRPGITVEIEADTLSQVSMLCELRGIDIILLDNMTNDQLREAVRIRGSRRILLEASGGVGLQTVRSIAETGIDCISVGALTHSARAVDFSMELSRP
- a CDS encoding NADH-quinone oxidoreductase subunit C; translation: MTPAELSDVLSSRFAESITGKTEFRGELTLTLRPDAIHAVCAFCKDELGFDLLLDISSVDHFEHEPRYEVVYELYSLAGRTHLRLKTTAVAEEPCVRTVCDLWPTANWHEREVWDMMGIKFDGHPDLRRILMWEGYPFHPLRKDFPLEGKFSDVPDVAFTEPAPLAGGPFVTASVDGTTEVREPRARRAGDAPPDRAFQAEP
- a CDS encoding ribonuclease D; this encodes MGGLPVPSAAQGLPARGQIQRRARCRLHRTRPASRRTVRHGVGRWHHRSPRTARAPGGGRSARPGIPSGTLISTREKLAEFTGQLARHKTIGLDTEADSLHSYREKICLVQVSSPDGVWLVDPLADGTDLSDFYASLARHTLVIHGADYDLRLLGRHGSFDARDIFDTSIAARFAGLEQIGYAALVQKYFGVALCKASQRADWGRRPLPPRMEEYALNDVRYLLPLAEILENRLRELGRWKWYLQSRDAMVQSAREPRERDPESAWRINGSSKLSPRESAVLRALWHWRESEASAWDRPTFHVISNDRLIDAARNAVAGHKVEAHRMPPARYARFRETLRSALDLPESEWPVFERERKPRPSNAACRLFEQLREKRDTVARQLAIDPALIASRMTLMSVAQQNGARLLPWQRELLQIDEPVGR
- a CDS encoding NADH-quinone oxidoreductase subunit B; amino-acid sequence: MSDRSHYAYDSKIEGNIIFTQLDTAINWMRSNSLWPMPMGLACCAIEMMATAAARFDMARFGAEVMRFSPRQSDVMIVAGTVTYKMALAVKRIYEQMADPKWVIAMGACASSGGMYRSYAVLQGIDHLIPVDVYVSGCPPRPEALLDGLMRLQKKIMGEQSFLAQKKEFLASV